One Cohnella candidum genomic region harbors:
- a CDS encoding phosphate ABC transporter substrate-binding protein, which translates to MKKWFKSLGVAAMAIAITTTGVTAAGAASSLSGKIVINGSSALLPLTLQAANEFKKLNPKVKISASAAGSVTGPQSVRKGIADIGACDWDASMDVPGFKKFDGQVANRVAVIPFAAVVNKNVKVDSLTNKQLADIFSGKITNWKDVGGADADIVVVNRAFGSGTRVNFQLKALNGVDFMTKGSNYKEVKSSGDMKTAVDTTPNAIGYLDLVYVSGSIKALKINDVAPTEANVINGTYKVWGYGYYMTKGQPTGATKAFIDYVQSAKFQNGSLKKLKFIPLSAMK; encoded by the coding sequence ATGAAAAAATGGTTTAAATCGCTCGGCGTCGCCGCTATGGCGATCGCGATTACGACGACCGGAGTCACCGCTGCAGGCGCAGCCAGCTCCCTTAGCGGCAAAATCGTCATCAACGGCTCCTCCGCGCTTCTTCCTCTGACACTGCAAGCGGCCAACGAGTTTAAGAAGCTGAACCCGAAAGTGAAAATTTCGGCTTCCGCCGCCGGTTCGGTAACGGGTCCGCAATCCGTCCGCAAAGGCATAGCCGACATCGGCGCTTGCGACTGGGATGCTTCGATGGACGTACCGGGCTTCAAGAAATTCGACGGCCAAGTCGCGAACCGCGTCGCGGTCATCCCGTTCGCTGCCGTCGTCAACAAGAACGTGAAAGTCGACAGCCTGACGAACAAACAGCTGGCCGACATTTTCTCCGGCAAAATCACGAACTGGAAAGACGTTGGCGGAGCCGATGCGGACATCGTCGTCGTCAACCGCGCTTTCGGTTCGGGCACGCGCGTTAATTTCCAATTGAAGGCGCTGAACGGCGTCGACTTCATGACGAAGGGCAGCAACTACAAAGAAGTCAAATCGAGCGGCGACATGAAGACGGCCGTCGACACGACTCCGAACGCGATCGGTTACCTGGATCTCGTATATGTCTCGGGCAGCATCAAAGCCCTGAAAATCAACGACGTCGCTCCGACGGAAGCCAACGTCATCAACGGCACTTATAAAGTTTGGGGCTACGGCTATTACATGACAAAGGGCCAGCCGACGGGCGCGACGAAAGCGTTCATCGACTACGTGCAAAGCGCGAAGTTCCAAAACGGTTCCCTGAAGAAGCTCAAATTCATCCCGCTTTCGGCGATGAAGTAA
- a CDS encoding pyrroloquinoline quinone-dependent dehydrogenase: protein MNKKLALSGAIMATVLALSACSSNNNGSDASSSPSASVSPSASASASASASASPSASAASFENFPTYGFDLGNTRHVPFKEITADNVNDLGVVWSADFKSIDKDVKNGNQSYPVVVDGVIYITTGGNQVFAFEGATGKQLWHWKPDAAMLEKISKGGIVANRGVAVGEGKVFMLTTDNQVVALDQKTGALVKTVAISDAVEGVTLENGYYETTAPIYYNGNIYIGSSGGDNGVRGFVMAYKASDLSPAWDAPFWTVPPKGQDWLKNSKYHGGGAVWNPVAIDQETGIMYFSVGNPAPDFYAKDRPGANPYTDSVVAVEAATGKLIWAKQEISHDQWDYDAAASPMILNATVNGKQQKVVVEGGKSGQWWAWDAATGKVIWDGVPFAKIDHPEPTEKGVLVYPGVLGGENYAPETYDPATNYVLIPGIEYPALIKKAKDQDHAFDKSFPGAWAFGTAMGETPADIVPYGTVTAIDVNTGKQVYQNKTKDMMRGGLTSTDTGLAFYGELDGKINAMDVKTGKVLWTFQTSGDNIQAAPAFFTVDGKQYLTFTSGGTKPKIHVFALGGDKTQGAAGQANNGNAHAESGK, encoded by the coding sequence TTGAATAAGAAATTGGCTCTGTCCGGCGCCATCATGGCGACGGTGCTTGCGCTGTCCGCGTGCAGCAGCAACAACAATGGTTCGGATGCATCCTCGTCGCCTTCCGCGTCGGTATCTCCGTCCGCATCCGCGTCCGCATCCGCATCCGCGTCGGCATCCCCATCCGCCTCGGCGGCTTCTTTCGAGAACTTCCCGACGTACGGATTCGATCTGGGCAACACGCGCCACGTTCCGTTTAAAGAAATCACCGCGGATAACGTCAATGACCTCGGCGTCGTGTGGTCCGCTGATTTCAAATCGATCGACAAAGACGTGAAAAACGGCAACCAGTCCTATCCGGTCGTCGTGGACGGCGTCATCTATATCACCACGGGCGGCAACCAAGTCTTCGCGTTCGAAGGCGCGACAGGCAAGCAGCTGTGGCATTGGAAGCCGGACGCCGCCATGCTCGAGAAAATCAGCAAAGGCGGCATCGTGGCGAACCGCGGCGTCGCGGTCGGAGAAGGCAAAGTCTTCATGCTGACGACCGATAACCAAGTCGTGGCGCTCGACCAAAAAACGGGCGCGCTCGTCAAAACGGTCGCGATCTCCGACGCGGTTGAAGGCGTCACGCTGGAAAACGGCTACTACGAAACGACCGCGCCGATCTACTACAACGGCAACATCTACATCGGAAGCAGCGGCGGCGACAACGGCGTTCGCGGTTTCGTCATGGCTTACAAAGCCAGCGACCTGTCCCCGGCTTGGGACGCTCCGTTCTGGACGGTTCCGCCGAAAGGCCAAGATTGGCTGAAAAACAGCAAATACCATGGCGGCGGCGCCGTATGGAATCCGGTCGCCATCGACCAGGAGACCGGCATCATGTACTTCTCCGTCGGCAACCCGGCTCCCGACTTCTATGCGAAAGACCGTCCCGGCGCGAACCCGTACACCGACTCGGTCGTCGCGGTCGAAGCGGCGACAGGCAAGCTGATCTGGGCGAAGCAGGAAATCAGCCACGACCAGTGGGACTATGACGCTGCGGCATCCCCGATGATCCTGAATGCCACGGTCAACGGCAAACAGCAAAAAGTCGTCGTCGAAGGCGGCAAATCCGGCCAATGGTGGGCATGGGACGCAGCGACCGGCAAAGTAATCTGGGACGGCGTTCCGTTCGCGAAAATCGATCACCCGGAACCGACGGAAAAAGGCGTGCTGGTGTATCCGGGCGTGCTCGGCGGCGAGAACTACGCTCCGGAAACGTATGATCCGGCAACCAACTATGTCCTGATTCCGGGCATCGAATATCCGGCGCTCATCAAGAAAGCCAAAGATCAAGACCATGCGTTCGACAAATCGTTCCCGGGCGCTTGGGCGTTCGGTACCGCGATGGGCGAAACGCCTGCCGACATCGTTCCTTACGGCACGGTTACGGCGATCGACGTGAACACGGGTAAACAGGTTTACCAAAACAAAACGAAAGACATGATGCGCGGCGGCTTGACCAGCACCGACACCGGCTTGGCGTTCTACGGCGAGCTGGACGGCAAAATCAACGCCATGGACGTGAAGACGGGCAAAGTCCTCTGGACGTTCCAGACTTCCGGCGATAACATCCAAGCGGCGCCTGCATTCTTCACGGTGGACGGAAAGCAATACCTGACCTTCACGTCGGGCGGCACGAAGCCGAAAATCCACGTGTTCGCGCTGGGCGGAGACAAGACGCAAGGAGCTGCGGGCCAGGCAAACAACGGCAATGCGCATGCTGAGAGCGGCAAGTAA
- a CDS encoding carboxypeptidase-like regulatory domain-containing protein, which produces MKFMSKAFVLVLLAALAAGCSGTWSSGGKDAQDLQIRLDQTAFTLKQWKMDGSHRSSVGGTVTIGEKPVESAVLHAGEMKRDIETDAKGKFEILLDQSLLGTAAVKVVSLDQAKVDGKPLSKEEQQQGLTASANMQIYHPITIESVTASGDNTVVKGRLLADKTASVAYFQLDKYRIAGTVKDAEGKPVKGATVWIDRDDGEGFAKSVGTDENGHYEMFYLPEEDEETNLSVRYNSVKYTLPEGKVYHLPEDTSLNIDITLPREGTVIVDKPPTLVSQTAQGALYTGMVVGLDIPTGNTDYTVTIPDAEGRFTLTLPKKTWDQHPAFLETNMTKFIEKDAPNPGDAVPSSFIEVEANAPRGIQAKDTTTK; this is translated from the coding sequence ATGAAATTCATGTCCAAAGCGTTCGTTCTCGTTTTATTGGCAGCCTTGGCCGCAGGGTGCTCGGGAACCTGGAGTTCGGGGGGGAAGGACGCCCAAGACTTGCAAATCCGTCTCGATCAGACGGCATTTACCCTAAAACAGTGGAAGATGGACGGCTCCCATCGCTCCAGCGTGGGGGGCACGGTCACGATCGGGGAAAAACCGGTGGAAAGCGCCGTGCTTCACGCAGGGGAGATGAAACGCGACATCGAGACGGACGCGAAAGGAAAATTCGAAATCCTGCTGGACCAAAGCCTGCTCGGTACCGCGGCCGTGAAGGTCGTGTCGTTGGACCAAGCAAAGGTGGACGGAAAGCCGCTGAGCAAAGAAGAACAGCAACAAGGTCTTACCGCTTCCGCGAACATGCAGATTTATCACCCCATCACGATCGAATCGGTGACCGCTTCAGGGGATAACACCGTCGTCAAAGGCCGGCTGCTGGCCGATAAAACGGCTTCGGTGGCTTACTTCCAGCTCGATAAATACCGGATCGCCGGCACCGTGAAGGACGCGGAAGGCAAACCGGTCAAGGGAGCAACCGTATGGATCGACCGCGACGATGGCGAAGGCTTCGCCAAATCCGTCGGCACGGACGAGAACGGCCATTACGAAATGTTCTATTTACCGGAAGAAGACGAAGAAACGAATTTGTCCGTTCGGTACAATTCGGTGAAATACACGCTGCCGGAAGGGAAGGTTTACCATCTCCCTGAGGACACGAGCCTGAACATCGACATCACGCTGCCCCGCGAGGGAACGGTCATCGTCGACAAGCCGCCGACGTTGGTCAGCCAAACCGCCCAGGGCGCCTTATATACCGGAATGGTCGTCGGTTTAGACATTCCCACCGGCAACACTGATTACACGGTAACCATTCCGGATGCCGAAGGCCGGTTTACTTTGACGCTGCCGAAGAAAACCTGGGATCAACATCCGGCATTCCTGGAGACGAACATGACGAAATTCATCGAGAAAGACGCGCCGAATCCGGGCGACGCGGTTCCCTCCAGCTTTATCGAGGTGGAAGCGAACGCGCCGCGCGGCATTCAAGCGAAAGACACGACAACCAAATAA
- a CDS encoding TolB family protein codes for MSLKKMMVSASIASVLLGTTAAGVSAAETASAGAGLLANVDHVQWLDVNRLIASQDTDAGRVDYLVDVNTGKFEKLLDASNASELVLSPNGSKAAYTDNSGAVYLLDLTTKTSQTVSTDSNIKPELVWSIDGKALYFLQGDKGTVVSKLDIASGKVATVFDDKKDYKANLNVSPNGLWFTYTLTVPPVVTAPSDKPVDDDAVTIDDSAAALNVYQYQNDPSLKDNKAVQLSKSTDDKIFVGANLFGAAAYYIDVPAGDNAKAKLVSVDDKGAERTLFEEQDVYQARYAGGHLYALTSGPAGKNLIYDISPMTGESKVLYTVGDDTTDIEVSSSGMIAIEANGITYVDQNGKWVAVTR; via the coding sequence ATGTCGTTGAAGAAAATGATGGTTTCGGCTTCGATCGCTTCGGTACTTCTCGGCACGACTGCCGCCGGCGTTTCCGCCGCGGAAACGGCAAGCGCAGGCGCCGGATTGCTTGCGAACGTGGATCATGTCCAGTGGCTGGACGTGAACCGCTTGATCGCATCCCAGGACACCGATGCCGGACGGGTTGACTATCTGGTCGACGTGAACACGGGCAAATTCGAAAAGCTGCTGGACGCGTCTAACGCCTCCGAGCTCGTCTTGTCCCCGAACGGAAGCAAAGCCGCTTACACCGACAACAGCGGTGCGGTGTACTTGCTTGACCTGACCACGAAAACGTCCCAAACGGTCAGCACCGATTCCAATATCAAGCCGGAGCTCGTCTGGTCGATCGACGGCAAAGCTCTTTACTTCCTGCAAGGCGACAAAGGCACCGTGGTCAGCAAGCTCGATATCGCGAGCGGCAAAGTCGCGACGGTGTTCGACGACAAAAAAGATTACAAAGCCAACCTGAACGTCTCGCCGAACGGCTTGTGGTTTACGTACACGCTGACGGTTCCTCCGGTCGTGACGGCTCCGTCCGACAAGCCGGTCGATGACGACGCGGTAACGATCGACGATTCCGCCGCCGCCCTCAACGTGTACCAGTATCAAAACGATCCTTCCCTGAAAGACAACAAAGCCGTGCAATTGAGCAAATCGACCGATGACAAAATTTTCGTCGGCGCGAACCTGTTCGGCGCTGCGGCGTACTACATCGACGTGCCTGCCGGCGACAACGCGAAAGCGAAGCTGGTTTCCGTAGACGACAAAGGCGCAGAGCGCACGCTGTTCGAAGAGCAGGACGTTTACCAGGCCAGGTACGCAGGCGGCCACCTCTATGCGCTGACCTCCGGTCCGGCCGGCAAAAACCTGATCTACGATATCAGCCCGATGACCGGCGAAAGCAAAGTTCTTTACACCGTCGGCGACGACACGACCGACATCGAAGTGAGCTCGAGCGGTATGATCGCCATCGAAGCGAACGGCATTACGTATGTAGACCAAAACGGCAAATGGGTAGCGGTTACCCGTTAA
- a CDS encoding MarR family winged helix-turn-helix transcriptional regulator, giving the protein MDRTKYLDLYVEKFFLHRKMWEAEWAKTQDNGLSSNQAIMLMILNEKGPLQAKDFMGVLGLSSGGVTVISDKLAELGFIRKTKDDRDRRAVNLEITERGREKIPHLRQDWVQVMDTIFSPLTDAEVAMLAQLFGKLVDAQS; this is encoded by the coding sequence TTGGATCGAACGAAATATTTGGATTTATACGTGGAGAAGTTTTTCCTTCATCGTAAAATGTGGGAAGCGGAGTGGGCGAAAACTCAGGATAACGGCTTGTCGAGCAACCAGGCGATCATGCTCATGATCTTAAACGAAAAGGGTCCCCTCCAAGCGAAAGATTTCATGGGGGTACTCGGCTTATCGTCCGGCGGCGTTACCGTCATTTCGGATAAGCTGGCGGAGCTGGGATTCATCCGCAAAACGAAGGACGACCGGGATCGCCGGGCCGTGAATTTGGAAATCACGGAGCGGGGGAGAGAGAAGATCCCCCATTTGCGCCAAGATTGGGTGCAGGTCATGGACACCATCTTCTCTCCGTTGACGGATGCGGAAGTCGCCATGCTGGCCCAATTGTTCGGGAAATTGGTCGATGCCCAATCCTAG
- a CDS encoding diguanylate cyclase domain-containing protein, with protein sequence MWISLIANFTLITVFLFFYNQLCKGDAARALRNAESPYLIGSLHGACGILLMFFSVSVSPTTILDMRQIMVISSAFYGGFVSSFVTAAFVAFGRIAFFGGFNDSSLAASISIFVLATGSGWVMRYAGSYWRKWGYSLLIGMLLLSTTMYILIGSRSLSVMPVMLVTLGAGGSFTAALVAYFSMSIRLASQIRVSERKYRELNSLQESIFQSASGISIVVTDLNGFITRFNHGAELMLGYAEREMIGKRSISIFDPSELECRKNKYAAEFGGDIALIDVLLYSSQSDDFQDREWTYIRKDGSRLTVVLMISPVFLDGETIGYMSTATDVTERKRAEETLRQANEILHELSFMDGLTGISNRRHFDEVLSKEWGRAQRGSCDSPLSLLLLDIDYFKKYNDTYGHQMGDECLRKVASLLQAVVGRSTDLVARYGGEEFALILPDTDSAGAQKVGEKLRAAMEREAIPHAGSKVSGVVTLSIGAATFLPNAEDTPEQLIARADGALYEAKTTGRNRVLAS encoded by the coding sequence ATGTGGATCAGTTTAATCGCGAATTTTACCCTCATTACGGTATTCCTCTTTTTCTATAATCAGCTGTGCAAGGGAGACGCGGCCCGCGCCTTGCGCAATGCTGAATCCCCATACCTCATCGGTTCTCTTCACGGCGCGTGCGGGATCCTGCTGATGTTCTTCAGCGTATCCGTTTCTCCGACGACGATTCTCGACATGCGCCAAATCATGGTCATTTCTTCGGCTTTCTATGGAGGTTTCGTTTCTTCCTTCGTCACGGCCGCCTTCGTGGCGTTCGGCCGCATCGCCTTCTTCGGAGGGTTCAACGACTCGTCGCTCGCCGCGAGCATTTCGATTTTCGTACTGGCGACGGGCAGCGGATGGGTCATGCGGTATGCCGGTTCTTATTGGCGAAAGTGGGGGTATTCCCTCCTAATTGGCATGCTGCTTCTAAGCACGACAATGTATATCTTAATAGGCTCCCGGAGCTTGTCCGTCATGCCCGTCATGCTCGTGACGTTAGGCGCCGGCGGCAGTTTCACCGCGGCATTGGTCGCCTATTTCTCCATGTCCATCCGGCTGGCGAGCCAGATCCGGGTCAGCGAGAGAAAGTACCGCGAGTTGAATTCGCTGCAAGAATCGATTTTTCAATCGGCATCCGGCATTTCGATCGTGGTCACCGACCTGAACGGCTTCATCACGCGCTTCAACCACGGAGCTGAGTTGATGCTGGGCTACGCGGAGAGAGAGATGATCGGCAAAAGATCGATTTCCATTTTCGATCCTTCCGAGCTGGAATGCCGCAAAAACAAGTATGCCGCCGAATTCGGCGGGGACATCGCTCTTATCGACGTCCTGTTGTATTCTTCGCAATCCGACGACTTTCAGGATCGGGAATGGACTTATATCCGCAAAGACGGAAGCCGGTTAACGGTCGTGCTCATGATCTCCCCCGTATTCTTGGACGGAGAGACGATCGGTTACATGAGCACGGCGACGGACGTCACCGAGCGGAAGCGGGCGGAGGAAACGCTCCGCCAAGCGAACGAAATCCTGCACGAGCTCTCCTTCATGGACGGATTAACGGGAATTTCGAACCGGCGGCACTTCGATGAGGTCCTCTCCAAAGAATGGGGAAGGGCGCAGCGGGGCAGCTGCGATTCTCCTCTTTCCCTTCTGCTGCTCGATATCGATTACTTCAAAAAATACAACGACACTTACGGACATCAGATGGGAGACGAATGCTTGCGGAAGGTGGCGAGTCTGCTGCAAGCCGTGGTCGGCCGTTCGACGGACCTCGTCGCCCGATACGGCGGCGAAGAGTTCGCGCTGATCTTGCCCGATACGGATTCCGCCGGCGCGCAGAAAGTGGGCGAGAAGCTCCGGGCCGCGATGGAGCGGGAAGCGATTCCCCATGCCGGATCGAAGGTCAGCGGCGTAGTCACGTTAAGTATCGGTGCGGCAACCTTCCTCCCGAATGCGGAAGATACGCCGGAGCAGTTGATCGCCCGCGCCGACGGCGCCCTCTATGAAGCGAAGACGACAGGCCGTAACCGCGTGCTCGCTTCCTGA
- a CDS encoding cupredoxin domain-containing protein produces the protein MKMNKKASKLSLALAALVAVFALSACGSNNNDAASSPSASASSPAASSSAAASPSASAPAAGGETKEITVTATNFQFDQTEIHAKVGDTLKITLKNDSGNHGLEIKDLNVTLKNGETATVVLDKAGTYDYNCSIMCGSGHDNMTGELIVE, from the coding sequence ATGAAAATGAACAAAAAAGCGTCCAAACTCTCTCTTGCGCTTGCGGCTCTTGTGGCGGTATTCGCCTTGAGCGCTTGCGGAAGCAACAATAACGATGCAGCTTCCAGCCCATCGGCATCGGCTTCTTCGCCAGCCGCTTCATCTTCCGCAGCTGCTTCTCCTTCGGCTTCCGCACCGGCAGCCGGCGGAGAAACGAAAGAGATCACCGTCACCGCGACCAACTTCCAATTCGACCAAACGGAAATCCATGCCAAAGTCGGCGACACGCTCAAAATCACGCTTAAAAACGACAGCGGCAATCACGGCTTGGAAATCAAGGATCTGAACGTCACCCTCAAAAACGGCGAAACCGCCACGGTCGTCCTGGACAAAGCCGGCACCTACGATTACAACTGCTCCATCATGTGCGGCAGCGGACACGACAACATGACCGGCGAGCTGATCGTCGAATAA
- a CDS encoding methyl-accepting chemotaxis protein, whose translation MSIAVRERPVINATEPAEWVQPAAVKDWLRSCPIVQPDMLCEELVELFRRNTELECAVVCDPARRPLGLMMKHRFFRSLGSTFGMSLFASKQISHLMETGTLTAEVDVPARELIDRALSRSEETFYDAAIMTERGQFAGILTVSDLLHLSRMLQREAAERQIRTVRGADEMIGHIHRSFQNVAAATAETRSYSEKMTEVTGHGRQVMEEMLRLFRQWSDHAKQQEAAMAELNEGTAAANQIAKLIAELADRCNLLAVNAAIEAARAGEYGKGFAVVAGEIRELADGTKRSAGEINRRLQAMTEAVSRTVGLVEAGKQGADRGIEQVGSAEETFAKLWDISAQNGKASRRLSEAAREAADTSDGIRTEIGRLMEQMNGSTML comes from the coding sequence ATGAGCATCGCTGTTAGGGAACGCCCTGTCATTAACGCAACGGAACCCGCCGAATGGGTGCAGCCGGCCGCCGTAAAGGATTGGTTGCGCTCTTGTCCCATCGTTCAACCCGACATGCTCTGCGAGGAGCTGGTAGAGCTGTTTCGCCGCAACACGGAATTGGAATGCGCGGTCGTATGCGACCCGGCGCGCCGGCCGCTCGGCCTTATGATGAAACACCGGTTTTTCCGGTCATTGGGCTCCACTTTCGGCATGTCCTTATTCGCGAGCAAACAAATCTCCCACCTGATGGAGACGGGGACGCTCACCGCCGAGGTCGACGTTCCTGCGCGGGAATTGATCGACCGCGCGCTGTCGAGAAGCGAGGAAACGTTCTACGATGCCGCGATCATGACCGAGCGCGGCCAATTCGCCGGAATTCTTACCGTCAGCGACCTGCTCCATCTGTCGCGTATGCTGCAGCGGGAAGCGGCGGAGCGGCAGATCCGCACGGTCCGGGGGGCGGACGAGATGATCGGCCACATTCATCGGTCATTCCAAAACGTCGCGGCCGCCACCGCGGAAACGCGGTCATACAGCGAGAAAATGACGGAAGTGACGGGACATGGCCGTCAAGTGATGGAAGAAATGCTGCGGCTGTTCCGGCAATGGTCCGACCACGCCAAACAGCAGGAAGCGGCCATGGCGGAGTTGAACGAGGGTACCGCGGCGGCAAACCAGATCGCGAAGCTGATTGCGGAATTGGCCGACCGCTGCAATTTGCTGGCGGTTAACGCGGCGATCGAAGCGGCAAGAGCGGGGGAATACGGGAAAGGCTTCGCCGTCGTCGCCGGGGAGATTCGCGAGCTTGCCGACGGCACGAAGCGTTCCGCGGGCGAAATCAACCGGAGGCTTCAGGCCATGACGGAGGCCGTCTCGAGAACCGTGGGCCTCGTGGAAGCCGGAAAGCAGGGCGCGGACCGCGGCATCGAACAGGTGGGGAGCGCGGAGGAGACGTTCGCCAAATTGTGGGACATTTCCGCCCAAAACGGCAAAGCCTCCCGCCGTCTCAGCGAAGCCGCGCGGGAAGCGGCCGACACGTCGGACGGCATCCGGACGGAAATCGGAAGGCTGATGGAGCAGATGAACGGGAGCACGATGCTTTAA
- the pstC gene encoding phosphate ABC transporter permease subunit PstC: protein MIESTSNPAIAVKGELGRSIRTGSGRRTDRKNRLRFYNRAFRIACIASAVFVCLILLSILFFMFRTGVLTFQTVSPAKFFFSTDWSPENESYGAFVFIFGTVALTVLTLLFSVPISVFVAVFLAEVAPLWLRNLLRPILDLLVGIPSVVYGFLGMTILIPLLRQAAGTDLADGILAASIVLSIMVLPTISRISDDAISAVPKKFRDASYALGATRFQTTFRVVLPSARSGILYGVILGMARAVGETMAVVMVIGNTPQLADAFLKPTSVLTSNIVMQIPNVPFDSTWNYALYMMGFLLLAISLLMIVVIRVVQRRGAKR, encoded by the coding sequence ATGATCGAGTCTACCAGCAACCCGGCCATCGCCGTAAAAGGCGAACTGGGCCGCAGCATACGCACGGGATCCGGCCGGCGGACGGACCGCAAGAACCGGCTCCGATTCTACAACCGGGCGTTCCGCATCGCCTGCATTGCCAGCGCCGTGTTCGTCTGCCTCATTCTGCTTTCGATCCTGTTTTTCATGTTCCGGACAGGCGTGCTGACGTTCCAAACCGTGTCTCCCGCCAAGTTCTTCTTTTCGACGGACTGGTCGCCGGAGAACGAATCCTACGGCGCATTCGTATTCATTTTCGGTACGGTTGCCCTGACGGTGCTGACGCTGCTCTTCTCGGTTCCGATTTCCGTATTCGTCGCCGTATTCCTGGCGGAAGTAGCGCCGTTGTGGCTGCGGAACCTCCTTCGGCCGATCCTGGATTTGCTGGTCGGCATTCCGTCCGTCGTTTACGGATTTCTAGGCATGACGATTCTGATTCCGCTCCTGCGGCAGGCCGCGGGAACCGATCTGGCGGACGGGATATTGGCCGCTTCGATCGTGCTTAGCATCATGGTGCTTCCGACGATCAGCCGGATCAGCGACGACGCGATCAGCGCCGTGCCGAAGAAGTTCCGGGACGCTTCGTACGCGCTGGGAGCCACCCGGTTCCAAACGACCTTCCGCGTCGTGCTGCCTTCGGCTCGCAGCGGCATCCTGTACGGCGTGATCCTGGGCATGGCCCGGGCCGTCGGCGAGACGATGGCGGTCGTCATGGTCATCGGCAACACGCCTCAGTTGGCCGACGCTTTCCTGAAGCCGACCTCCGTCCTGACCAGCAACATCGTCATGCAAATCCCGAACGTGCCGTTCGATTCGACCTGGAATTACGCTCTGTACATGATGGGCTTCCTGCTGCTCGCGATTTCGCTGCTGATGATCGTCGTGATCCGCGTCGTTCAGAGAAGGGGGGCCAAACGGTGA
- a CDS encoding AbrB family transcriptional regulator has translation MPNPRHALPVTFLTALIGGVVFKLLHIPVPWLLGPMLAVLAGSSVRKNLFRWPGPIRNAGMIVVGYTIGLSMTSAALHEMVRQLPTMLLMTVLLLLFCAFMAFIVTRLSGNPYLTMLMGSIPGGLTQVITLAEETEGVNLTVVTVMQVVRLMMIVICVPVLVFSPLLGLPQHGGSAPEISHPGVTLGSGDIARLALFAGVCVVCAIVGNRIRFPTAYLLGPAIGTAVLQAVGFQGPPLPSIAINAAQFMIGTYVGLLLKPGELPRKLRLLTLALMSGLLLVLGALGLSLLLTRLEPVSMSTALLSLAPGGMDQMGVMAHEVNADLSMVAGYQLFRTFFIFFAVPPLFKLAIRLIRRK, from the coding sequence ATGCCCAATCCTAGGCACGCATTACCGGTGACTTTCCTGACCGCTTTGATCGGCGGCGTCGTTTTCAAGCTTCTCCATATCCCGGTTCCTTGGCTGCTGGGCCCGATGCTGGCCGTCTTAGCGGGCTCCAGCGTGCGGAAAAACCTGTTTCGCTGGCCGGGACCGATCCGTAACGCGGGAATGATCGTCGTCGGCTACACGATCGGGTTATCGATGACGTCCGCTGCGCTTCACGAAATGGTACGGCAGTTACCGACGATGTTGCTGATGACCGTGCTTCTTCTGCTCTTCTGCGCGTTCATGGCGTTTATCGTAACCAGACTTTCGGGAAATCCCTACTTAACGATGTTAATGGGAAGCATACCGGGCGGGTTGACTCAGGTGATTACTCTCGCGGAGGAAACCGAAGGAGTGAACCTGACGGTCGTTACCGTGATGCAGGTCGTTCGGCTGATGATGATCGTGATCTGCGTGCCTGTGTTGGTTTTCAGCCCGCTCCTGGGTCTGCCGCAGCACGGTGGCAGCGCCCCGGAGATCAGCCATCCCGGCGTTACCTTAGGGAGCGGCGACATTGCCCGCTTGGCGCTTTTCGCTGGCGTCTGCGTCGTCTGCGCCATCGTCGGTAATCGGATCCGCTTTCCGACCGCCTATTTGCTGGGGCCCGCGATCGGAACGGCTGTGCTGCAGGCCGTCGGATTTCAAGGTCCGCCGCTTCCTTCCATCGCGATCAATGCGGCCCAATTCATGATCGGCACGTATGTAGGCCTGTTGCTCAAACCGGGAGAATTGCCCCGTAAGTTACGCCTGCTGACGCTGGCGCTCATGAGCGGTCTATTGCTCGTCCTTGGGGCTTTGGGATTGAGCTTGCTTTTGACCCGACTGGAGCCCGTGTCGATGTCGACCGCCTTGCTGAGCTTGGCGCCTGGCGGCATGGACCAGATGGGCGTCATGGCACACGAGGTGAATGCGGATCTTTCCATGGTGGCGGGGTACCAATTGTTCCGCACCTTTTTCATTTTTTTCGCGGTGCCTCCGTTGTTCAAGCTCGCGATTCGGCTCATACGGAGAAAATGA